cttggatagagaagtTGAGTATGCAGTGCTTCAGTCCttaaggatattaatgagctgataGAGTACAGATATGTGAAGAGTACAGatatgtgcaactaaattggtaaaaACAAACAGGTTAGGAGTTAGCAGGTCTGGGTAGGGCATGGGTTCTTCCAGTttgacccatgcaggactctaccacagaGAATTCTTCTTCCTTCTTAGCAGTAGGTGCACATGCACATATATCAGCCAGGGGCTATTACAAAACGTAGAAGCAGAAGAAGATGATAACTCTGgaacagtgcagttttctgctggtaggagcaccagcccagcgTATTAGGTAGGCTGCAGCAGTGCAGCAATGAGTACAACTGAATTGAACCAAACTGTCACTCTCTAGTATTTCTCTCTAGTTATCTCATCTTATCTGACTGCAAAATATTTCATGGGTCTGGGACTATCTGACTTGGTCTGTAAGGGAGTACGGCCAGCCAGCCAATAACTGTAATAGTAACTGTCTGTGTGACATTGAATATGTGGGAGTGGGAGCTGGCTGGGCCCACTTAGTGAACTTATgggcaagtctggggttaatggagttctCATGACcgtttctgcagtgatcttactgtcaTGAAATGCATGAATGCTTTGGGCCACAATATGAAATGGTGGGGGCAACTGTGCTTGTCTTCTGGCCCATGAAGCCTTTCTATTGCCTaatgtactttatatattatactttgttgtgtgcactggcttcaaaatttgtgtgcacatGAGTGTACAGCTTAGAGGAAACACTGGTTTGGTGGTTTTTGCATAAGCAGTGCCACCATCAGGAATAACCAGGGCTGCAAAggactaagttagcagggccctaCCCAAAGTTATTAACCAAAGAATGATCAACTTAAATAAAGCCTACTTTCCCACAAGTCCTGAGCCCTCCAAGACCTGTAAATTGTTCTTTTCCATCTCTTGTGGTCCTCTCTGCCATGGGGCTCCTAACTGCATTTACTTCCTTTTAAGGGTTATAAAGTATATTTCCTACATAACTAAAGACTAGTATCTggttctaaaaacaaatggtttcTATATTATATTCTTGCTGTGTATAACAAGGGCTCTTTTGTGTGCAATATGACAGTTGCTTAAACTGTCTAGAACTTGGGGGGACTAAATTATCCTTTCATGCTGCAGAAATTATCTAGGGCATCAAAGGGTTAAGGAAGTCTTTGCAGTGAGGTGCATTTGCAACGTGGTATTTTTGAAATTCTGAAACTAAGCATATCAAATTAGTTTAGCTAATGATTCATTTTTATGTCCTTAGTCAGCATGTTCTATGTCATGATCATATATTTACCAAAAACTGATGTTCCTAATGACAAATTGGTCACACTGACCTAGCTTTATCTTGTTCTGCCAACAGATCTTAGAGATGCTGAGCCAAATTTTGCAAACTGATTCTCTCACTGCAATCCAACAATGACTTCTGCCTTCTGAACAGAAAGGTGACTGCACgctcatttatttataatgcaaatgtatttttaatgcaaattaggattccagaATGAAAACCACCTTACAAATTAACCAATttgtgcattttaagcaatttgatAACAAAATGGACAGGGTCCTGTAATTTACTGTTATACCAAACTGCCAATTTATGAACCCTGAAAGTGGTGGAGCTTAGTAACATTCATATATCCACACtcctaaatattaataaataattacttgCACACtatatagtttgtgccagtgttattgtatattataaaattattgtGCAATAAGGCACACTGCCTTCAAGCAGGTTTTCAGGAAGCTTTATGTGTTATTAAAgcggtggttaacttttagtatattatagaatggccaattctaagcaacttttcaattggtctacattattactttttcatatgttttttaattatttgccttattcacctgactctttccagccttcaattgggggtcactgactccatctaaaaacaaatgttctctaaagctacaaattgattacatttctattttttattactcgtctttctattcaggctctctcctattcacattccagtctcttattcaaatcaatgtatcattgctagggtaatttgaaacctagctataaactacaaataataaaaaatgaaaaacaacaacaatttatctcagaatatctcacaatatcactctctatatcatacaaaaaaaaatttgctgtataataataatataatgaacaattacattgcaaattgtgAATCTATGTTCTTGAATATACTGACTTTGTTTTACACTTATGACCCTTGTTATATTCTGCATCGCCTAACTAATGTGTTGTGATCCTGTTTCCTCTTATTTCCCAGAGAAAGATCTAGTAATGGGCATGATTCAAACAGCAACCGCCAATATGCAGCCAGATTCACAGACATGTGGCAAATCTATGGGGGACCAGCTCCATTCCCAGGCAGGCCTTGGATTACTGTCAAGAGATGAATACCaccagatgaaaaatatgaacaGCTTCATGCCATGACTTTTACTTTCTATGTGGAGTGTGTGCAAACACTACTTATACCCTATTGCTAATCAAAGCAAATTATTATAAggggtacaggtttgggacctgttatccagaatgctctggacctggggctttctgggtaatggatctttccataatttggatcttcataccatcagtctactataaaatcatgtaaacattaaataactcaaataggCTGGTTCCACTTtcagttaggattaattatatcttagttgggatcaagtaaaaggtacctttttattattacaggggaaaacggaaatatgttttaaaaatttacattaatTGGATAAAAGGGGAGTCTAAAGAGACattcttttccataattcagaactttctggataatgggtttacggataacggatcccatacctgtacgatcATCCCAAACCTCTCCTTTTTAGGTATTTCTGTTTCACTATTATACTTATAAGTGCTGAAAAGTTTTCTGAATTATCTGAATATTTAATTAGGTGTCAGATAATTAATTATTGATTAATAAACTGGAGTTGTTTCCTTTGCTTTGCTAAACTTTCTTAACTACTATGCTAGTTATGGAAAGATTATCTACCCATTTAATCCTGTTAAGTACTGAAACTCCAGAAGTAATGTTATCCAGTAGCTGACCAAATTTTCCCATGTGGTGGCTCAAACATACACTATACCAGAAGAGATTGAACATATTAAAAATGTGGTGTCATAGAAAGAATTCTATGGAGTTCTTAGACAATCTGTGATTCTTAAAAATCCCTTGAATAGCTCAATGTGGCCCATAGGCCTTTAGTTGTACAGTAGTAATgtaacattttcacaaattatttCTTTGCAATTTAGTTTTAATAATGTTACAATTAGAGAGATTCTTTGCCATAAAGCATGCAAACTGGTGCtttgagagagacagagagagtgcAAGAGAATAAAACATGAAGTTTGTCTAGGTGCATACCAACCAATAAAAGGTTTGATTACCCTGTGCAAGCACATTTTCaaactgtaaataaatgattCCCTCTGTAAACTACTTTATTTTACTAAACATCACATGTTACTTTCAAGCACAAATAAAATGAGCCGTTTGAGAGTGTCCcttaaatatgtacagtatactttTCTGAAGTATAAATGATCTAACTATTTAATGCATGTAGTACTTTCAGTGTATCCCCCTCCCGCCTCTTACACTCCATAGCAAAATATTCTGTCACGCTTTTAAAGCCTTCAGTTACCGTTAAACTAAGCTCAGGAGAtcacaaaaacatacatttactgTGATTAAAACAACTGGCAAATCGTATGTTCAGGCCAAGATATATTCACTGAACTTCTGCTGAAAAGGGTATACTGCCCTTTACActggttcttcacctttaaattaaattttagtatgatgaaaagAGTGCTATTCACAGCCAATTCACaataggtttaatttttttatagtttgtgtttttgagttatttagctttttttattcagcaactctccagtttgcaagttcagcaatctggttggcaaattaccctagtaaaccatttgaaagctggaaagagtcagaggaataaggcaaagctgcttagaattggccattctataacatactaaccgTTAacctaaagttgaaccacccctttaattgcacTTTCTAAAAACCCACTTGAAGGCAGTGTGCTTTGTTACATGATAattttattgtatacactgagcactggcacaaactatataatgtacaataaTATTTAGGTACTAAGGTCTACAAAAGCTGTGAgttaatatttgattttgaagGTGTGGCTATATGAAATTTAATAAGCTCCACTACTTTCAGAGTTCATAAATTGGCAAGAAGGCAaagagtataaaataaaaaaatgaaggccaattgaaagttaATTCaatctataacaataaaaaaagttacctcaaagatgGACTACCCCTTAAATTTCTGCATGCTTGGGGTTGACTTAGGCTTAAACCTGGCACGACACACAATATGTGTAAGAGTATTagaatacacacacatttttgtgtgtgtgttaatgatcatttgagttatttagttataAAGAATTGGTTATGTTGATATTTCATATATTGTGTTattaacaaaaatacaatttgtgcatGATAGGTCCAGCAACAAAGAGAAACAAGAACCTATCCCAGAAGAAGATAAACCAGGTAATAAATATTTGTgataaagaacattttatttctatattcCATAGTTCTATAGATCCTAACACATACTGCATGCTCACAGAACCATTGGTCAATGTATCAGAATAACCCAGGTACATAATGACAACTAATATAGCTATGAAGATAAACATGGAATGAATAAATCTTAATCAATTTAACCTTCAGAATCGCAATttgccaaacaaaataaaaaatagaccaTAAACATCAAGTGATACCAAGAtggaattaaaaggaaaatataaccccctgtttgacatgagctcattcagctaGGCTTTTGtgaaaaagtagtaaaaatagaGCTAGGTGCGCTGGACAACAGTGTTATGATCTCCAAACCTATAAAGAAAAAGCAATCCCAATAGTATAGTATGCTTGTACCAGGACGTACTGTATTTGTAAGTGAAACTACTCACAAAGGCCTTGGTGTTATCGTGCCCGTAGATGTTTATAACTTTGTCAAGGCTTGCGTCTGGTTTTTACCTAAAGGGAAGAAACTACaatagtgcaatagagtagatatagTAAGTAGACGGTAAAACGCCGTCCGCGCTTACCCCTCAGTAGTTCAATGAATGCGGATCAGATGGTTGCCTGTCAGATGCCTCAGAGTGGTATTCTCATTCAGCGCTGTATCTTCTCGAACGCGCTGGAGCTCGAAGCAGCTCTTTCGATCTTACGGCCTGCCTGCAGTGGAGTTGTTATCATACGGAAAGCATCCCAGTATTGCGGTTAGCGAGTCCGCCGATTGCGTGTTAGCGTGTCAGCATAACTCTGACCCATCTTTATTAACCTTTGCAGGaattattcataaaaaaactCATTGGAGAGGGAGCgatataattaaatcaatttcCCAGGAATAAACAGTCTGGATTCACAAACTAAAGACACTCGCACCTAGAGGGTTAAATATTGACATAGATCTTATATGCTTTTTAATTGATTAACTTATGTtgaatatgtatagttttatataacAATGAAATTTGTTGAAAATGATATTTTAGACTATAATCTGTTTTTATTAACCATGCTAATTGAGAGAACCACCCACCGACCAAATAAAAAAGCTACCGAAAAGTGGGAATTAACCTTTTCTCCTGAGGAAGTATTACTGAATACGAAACGCGCTGGGCTACATTAACCTTAAATAAAGCAGATTATTTAAATTTCAGTGTCTACTTCTCCTATTATCGCATAAAGATAAAACAGTGCAAATTTGTAGACTATTAGTCTCTCTATACGAGACAATTACCCCTCTGGCTAGAAGCCACCTTTAAACTAAGACAGAACCGCTCTTGCAAGAGTCCATTCCCAAGTCCAGCACACCTGAATCAAGCAGACCGCAGAGGAAGGCAGACTCAGAGAGACCGAATCTGAAGGCATCGGCGGACTCGCTAACTGCAATACTGGGATGCTTTCCGTATGATAACAACTCCACTGCAGGCAGGCCGTAAGATCGAAAGAGCTGCTTCGAGCTCCAGCGCGTTCGAGAAGATACAGCGCTGAATGAGAATACCACTCTGAGGCATCTGACAGGCAACCATCTGATCCGCATTCATTGAACTACTGAGGGGTAAGCGCGGACAGCGTTTTACCGTCTACTTActatatctactctattgcactattGTAGTTTCTTCCCTTTAGGTAAAAACCAGAAGCAAGCCTTGACAAAGTTATAAACATCTACGGGCACGATAACACCAAGGCCTTTGTGAGTAGTTTCACTTACAAATACAGTACGTCCTGGTACAAGCATACCATACTATTGGGATTGCTTTTTCTTTATAGGTTTGGAGATCATAACACTGTTGTCCAGTGCACCTAGCTCTATTTTTACTAATTTTACCATATACGTGGATCAGTGGACCCACACATCATAGGTGCtgctcaaatatattttttagaagcAAGGCGCTGTTACTTCGACCTCTCTACATAGACTTTTTGTGAAAAAGTGCATCAACAGACCTGTACCAATCATGATAAAGCCATGTTGTCTGTAAGTTTGCAGTGTAATGCATCTCCACCAtcactttgttccattgtgaaggattctgggacttgatgaCCCTCTGCATTCCAAAGAATATGTTCCCACTATGTAAAGCAGAGTAATGCCCACTTTATTTTTGAAGTTCAGATAGTATTTAGGCACCTTTTTTAGTTATGCCCAACTAAATGTGCATGGGTCAAAAAGGGGTATATACTTTCTCTTTGACTGGGATGGAATTAACAGATAACTTCTGGGTAGGTCAGGTTTTCTTTCCACTTGAAATATGATATATtggaaaacaaacagggcaaagaAGAGAATAAAGATCAATTACCCGTACCCATATGGGTATGCGAACCATTacccggaaacc
This sequence is a window from Xenopus laevis strain J_2021 chromosome 7S, Xenopus_laevis_v10.1, whole genome shotgun sequence. Protein-coding genes within it:
- the LOC108703356 gene encoding protein TBATA-like; translation: MGMIQTATANMQPDSQTCGKSMGDQLHSQAGLGLLSRDEYHQMKNMNRSSNKEKQEPIPEEDKPEHMGAAEVLQIHSSGNENQTGSAE